The DNA region tgctataattatttttcttggatATTACCCAAAAAATACAACTAGTTTTTCTTACATtctttcagtaatttattttcagtttgccagtttaaattatcatataatACATTCATGCATGAGATAAAATAGTTGTAGcttcaaatagaaataaatgctACCAcactcataaatttatttttcaagaagttttaaaagaaattagaaacgttaaaattaaagttcagaAACTCCagctctcaaaaaaaaaaatatttaaacctttCTGGCCCTTCAACACttctgaatataaaatattaattgggGTATAACTAGAGTGTTTaatttacatacaaataaaattcaaatgttttcaaattaaattatgtatgagttgacaatatgaaaataaagttcataaataatctataagaaatgaaaacctttatttatcatgatattaaatacatatgatacaattatgaaaattatttttctggatTAGATTGTGGTTCTTCCCATGGCCTGGGACCTCTAATGTTTTCCCAATTATCAATATCTAgctgttttattttctgaaagaacaccaatcaaatataaattcaaaaaatatatttttaaaaaacattgtactGAAGTGGTTAATACCATCAATATTTACCTCATATTCTTCCTCTAAagtaactttctttttctttataccATACTTTTCAAGATTTTCAGGCTTTAGCTGcaacataattaatataatacaattacataaaaagtaatttttatcacttcaaaaaaatacaacttactATActctaacatttttattctaataattatacttttataatcactccaataattagtttaattactcTAATAATTTGGTATAGCTATAATGTTCCACAAAATTACAGCCTGACTACAGTTTTAGATCAGTTATGTAAATTAAAGGAAATCTGATCtattatttaaagctaaaaatgatGAGAATGCTCTGCTACtctttattttgttgttgttgttgtagttcatttacgtctcactagagctgcacattgggctattggcgacggtctgggaaacatccctgaggatgatccgaagacatgccatcacaattttgatcctctgcagaggggatggcacccccgctttggtagcccaacgacctgcacagCGAAGTCgtgcactttatggtagaacagtttaacgaggaccaataccgcataccctcggtccctacgcagactgatccaagtggtcacccacccgcacactgacagcagccaatgatgcttgacttcggtgatctgctgggaaccgtgtcttaacgatcagtccactgcaggacctttattttgtattcaaattaaGTACTCTAATATGAAAACTAactaaaactaatgaaattatttaaaaaaatgcaggaCTAGAAAGTTATAGCCTcaaatgtagtttttataaatattatttaactgttCTTTTTAGAAATAGCTAATAGGGTTAATGTGAATAATTGTGCATAGAGATAATTTCGAACAACTtgtgtatcttttttattttttaatgatttgagcAAAACCCCTTTGTTTTGCacaaagtttatatattttgtgaCTTAGACAGAAAATTTTTGCtcaacattttacttttaaaagatgatttataaaaaactcttacattttatttttatttacaaaaatagtttttaagcaaaaaataaaaaaaaaattcagcataaATTCTAGttataattgaaagaatttttactgCAGAAAACCTTAGTTCTATTGATTacacttaaataaattgtttatgtatgaaattttaaaattcataattaccCTCACATGAAGCAGTAATTGTGAACACACAATCGGAGTAATTGTGAACAGTTCAAATGAAGTTGGGGTATATCTTGTGTTACAtatgaataaagcaaaacaatgtGAATTACAGAAATGGccatactatagtttcggttctataaacagaaatatttctgGGTGTCTAAACGCaaaatgaacacaaaaaaatattttctatattttaaattttagaatataataattCCTTCATAATTTGGAAACCAAACGAATAAGGCATAAACAAGAATTCTGAAAACAAATCAAAGCTCAGTTTTTCAAATAGTATAAACTGTATTgtgattaagattaaaattgagcATTAGAAAGCTTTTAATTGACAGAGTTCTAGTGAATATAgattaagaaaaggaaatgtatttaaatgtaaaattttcctaGGTCGGACAGGTTAAAAAGATTAAACTATGtttagaagggaaaaaaaaagaatgtcatCAGTCTTCacataatataagaaaatttatcacaatgatatatagtaattttactttgagttaccatttttttactcaaaattcatttattctatttagAGTGCCAAAAGAATgatcaatgttatttattttagaactatGACCCACATTAGCATGaattacaatacattttaaacaatgtttttgtgtaagttagtaaaataatttagggAGTTTTTAGATATCAAACACAACCTTATTTCActtgttttaattctttctaccaaatataaactaaaaaaaggagtttagaaataattttaaaaaaatccaacaaAATTGTctgatacttttatttatttattttgaagatttaaaaaaaagaaagagaaagcTTATATTTATGGATTAAATACCTATTAATCTATAGTGATTAACCCACAACTTAATCCTTAAGCAGTAGAAAATTTTTAGGGTAATTTAGTTTGAAGGCCCTGTTGCCACattaaatgatgcttttttatgaataataagctattttcataatataactgctgtgagtttgcaacagcTATTCACGACAGTTAGATCAAGTTTGGCCAGCAGTAtctgagtttaattttttctgaaaatggcaCTAAACATCAAAATGGAGAAAAGTCAcggttttgtaaaaatgaaaagcatttgctgtctaattttttattatttaaaaccttataccaatgctgcattatctagcctcataaaaatttgcaaaaaatgagaataaggtaatgattttgataattttcatatagGAGGAAATATATCaccaaattggtgatttttaaaaaaacaatgtttgcaaacaatgcaaaacaacaacaaatgaaggttttatgatttttaaaatatttgtctgaTAAAAAGCCCAGATAATTATTCATGGCAAGATtgcatatatagtttaaaactcATGATTTGCTTAAGCTGTTAAACTgtagccttttttttattttccttggcaaaaaatcttcagaaaaaatgtgtattatcaaaattttcacaattcacAACAAACCTGGGGTTTCTTgcaaagagaaaacaaaatttattttgttcatttaaaaattaatcagaattagggttaatataattttaataatgattttagtcatttcatcttcttttaaaaaattaatatacataaaactGACATACTAAAATGAGGCTACAATTTTTTGAGAGAGATTGttacactttatttttgacaaaaatgtaattatttgttaatacaGTGGAAAGTccagaaaatagatttttcattgcatttttacTAGGTTTGCTGCAGTTTTTTTGTCAGATTTGGTATTGTCTTTTGCTACGGAATTTCATAGTTTACTTTTTGATGCATTCGATTTGTGATCATTTTATTGTCAAAGTGGTTTTGTTGATCGCATTTCAAAAGTTTGAGATTtccacagtttttaaaatttctgatttatttttaatataatattattacgaTCTGAGaattctgttgttgttgttcatttacgtcgcactagagctgcagaatgggctattggcgacggtctgggaaacatccctgagaatgatccgaaaacacgccatcacaattttgatcctctgtggaggagatggcacctccgcttcggtagcccgacaatCTGCACgtgaaatcgagcactttacggtagaacagtttaacaaggaccaataccacacaacctcggtccctacgcaggctgatccaagtggttacccatccgcacactgaccgtagccagtgatgcttgatttcggtgatctgctgggaaccgtgctGAGAATTCTGAATTGCACTTTTGAAAAATCACTTAATAACCTACTTTAGTTGTGATAATTTCGTCTCAAATCagcaatttttccaaaataagatatttttgagCACCCTGAAATTGAGTATGTGATTCTTGGTGGTAATAATCTTTTTATGCGagacattagaaaaaaatacgcGATTTTTTTCATGCTGTATAGAAacaacatatttcatttttctgactgtccaattttttttcatataatggCAGAAATCggattaaaattgaagaaaaaaaagtctggtAAAAATCATTAAGAAGCAAAAGTTAGTTGAAAAGAGGAGGATTTCCATccttgtatactttttttagaactttttttcaacaactctcaaatttagaaggaaaaaaaaatttttttttgaaaaagaaaaagtttagtttatttagatTGTAAAAGAGTGTCTGAAAAAGAGAGTATGATAAAGATTCCagaattgtttcatttttaattattcatgtaTTAATGATGATAATGAATGGTACTAAACTTGTACATTGATTATAATGAAAGGTTCAacatgaaaagaagaaaatttttttaaatcatcataaattatattcacatcataaagaaataatgttagtctaaaaagtatttatcatttaaatttaaatgcttttaaaattaaatatggaatGATTGTTAATCAAtgaagtgtataaaaaaatttcaataataataaaacaaacacaTACCAGTTCACTTTTTCTAACTTCATAACGAAGCgaggcaaaatatttaattccaaaaGATCCTCCAACCAAGAGAAtctggaattaaaataaatgttaataaaattcaaaataatatttaaaccgATTGAAATAATAGgctacattttttgtaattattaaaatatagttattatatagttttaatgtCAACAAGaattaacatgatttttaatttttataacaaaattttttgaatataaattttataagctatttttattgatgcatatttatacaaacattaatcatttttgtGTTTTGGATATATTTGAACACTTAgcatattactttaatattcttttttgtctgttaaaaacatcacaaaattaatatgaagtgttaaaaaaaatttgtaagaagaaagtgaaaacaaaagttttaatgagtataaaattctcactttttaaaagactttaaaataaagtaataacaaCATTTCAACTGATTAAAAGGAAAAGATAtatacttcataaaataaaaacaaactcaatttagctaaattttgatatatagtaatttttacaataagataaatatttaaagattaggtcaaaaagtatttgaaacaattaaaaaggtTGAAGAGATACCGAATAttcaatacaataattaaaaatgccaaTACTCCTTAAATATAGTGCCAAATTATTGGCTCATCAATAATGATGgcgaattcttttttattttatgtctcttaaataaaatgcaatttttcacaGCCAGCATACAATCTCATAAACATCTGACTCACTAAAAATGGAAGTCCGtaagagaagaatttttttctttttaagttttgaaaacgCTCCaacgaatttttcaaaaaatcaaaatgcattGTACTATCAGTTTAAGcaataaagagaattttaacTTGACAAAAGGAAACGAAGATAACTCCTTGTCTTTTACAAGAGAAGACAATTTATAATGGCACGTTTATATAACTACACAAATAAGTCTTAAATAACCCTCAATGTCAGATCATCACACAAAAATCTGCAACCGATTGGCAGACGACATAAGCAGTActtgattgattgattgttgAGCAACAGTTTTGGCTGCTTGTCGCTACATTGATTGAAGTATTCTTCTCCACGAAAGTTAACGCTAAGCTCACTCCATCCAGTTAAAAAGCAATGTCCCAAGATACTGGAGATCAAGTGAGTAGAAGTAGGCCAACGATTATGTAAACAACTCTCATCGGTCGTGtatatttctttcttgaaaaattctttaccGAGATAACTGTATTAAAACATAATGTCTTTCTTAGAAGACATTAATTAACCATATTTatgtaaagaaaagttttaaaaaaagtgctctTGATTTGCAACGTTTTGGATCAAATTTATAAGCCCGCGTTTTCATAATATCACACATGTAAAGTGAATTATCCTCGAAGTAATGGAAACAAAATAGAAAGCGTTTTTAAAAGGCTATTTCCATGCAGATCTAATTCAAAGATTATCTTTCTTATACGGAAAAAAAACTCGATGTGAatgataaaatatctttttgctGACAGTTAATAAAACTCCTATTGTGcgtgcataaatattttttataaaaattttgtgttttctgTACGatttatataatcaataaaaaatagtatatcaGTACAACACAATAAATCAGTGTGTGAAAATTCTCCAAAGGTAAAggatatattaatatttatggcAATCTCATATTATGTATCAACACTAACAGCAAATAGTCTCTGTGCAATGTGTGTCATAGTTACAATGATGttctaacaaaaattattttcattcatggAAATTTGATGTGTCTGGTGATAAGTTTCTAATTGTAGTTCATAATTATTCttcgttattttaaaacattttacttctgttctaataatgataaacagaagtagtttcatttcattgttttgtgttcataatatggaaataatttaattaagcaaGCATTGTGATAAATTAATCAAGTAAAGAAGAATAATTTGGTTAAAGTTACACTTTAAACGAACTTTTCATGCAGTGCTTTACTGAACagttataaatacattaaaattaaatattactgattACAGTTGCAGATAATTAAGCTGTGTGTCACttcataaaatatgtatgttaaacatatatttatacacaagaaatataaattgtgattttttctgtttgcactgggaaaatattttctttataaagtttttataatttaatattcgtAAATAGAATTACACTTTGTTGTCTTTCTTGTAtttatgttaatgaatatgAGCTTACTTTTCTTGTGCATGATAGAACATTGAtatcaaaattggaaattaaagttgtttttttttaaatctttatagaTAATTTCAAACCTTTTGAGTCagtgaaactgaaaaaaaatttctttgtttataatGAACTTTATTTCTGCAGTGtctttgtttattaaatgctaatacaatcaaatttgataatttcacaATCATAATAGTTAAtatcataaagtaaaataaattaatttagttttgtacCTTGATATGTTCaacaaaagagaaatattaaagctggttatgaaaaataaaaaatgtttacatctcaatttaatttaaattaatgctttcAAAGATGCACctattaacaaatcaaatgcctGTTGTAAGGTGACCATATTTCTACagtattatactttatttaattaataattaagtcaaACTAAGTGACTTGATACAGCATCTCTTTTTTGTATCATATGTAATTAAGGCCTAATTTAATTCAGAACAAGTATCCTGTAAGTAAACCTTATTCTTGTTATTGTAACAAGAGGTTTTCAGGAAAAAGTTCGACTAAACACTGTGAAATTCTTACTGGTGAGAATACTTTTTCTTGTTGTATATGTAATAAGATATTCCCAATGAATTAACACAGTTGTGTTCATAGTGGggaaaaaccttattcttgtactATATGTAATAACAGTTTTTCAggggggaaaaaataatatgactAAGCACAGTCGTGCTCATACTGGTAAGATACTTTTTTCTTGTAccatatgtaataagagtttttcacaaaaaagtcaTCTCACTACACATGGTCGTGTTCATAccggtgagaagccttattcttgcaGTTTATGTCATAAGagtttttcattgaaaagttATCTGAGAAAACACTGTCGtcttcatactggtgagaagccttattcttgtagcatgtgtgataaaagtttttcattgaaACGTTATCTGAGAAaacacagtcgtgttcatactggtgaaaagccttattcttgtagtttttgtaataaaagtttttcattcaaTTGTAATCTGAGAAAACACtatcgtgttcatactggtgagaagccttattcttgcaGTTTATGCcataagagtttttcacaaaaaatgattctgaatcaacacagtcgtgttcatactggtgagaagccttattcttgtagtatatgtaataagagtttttcactaAAAGGTAATCTGACACGACACAGTCTTGTTCATACTGGCGAGAGGCCTTATTCTTGCagtttatgtaataaaagtttttcaataaaaagtaatctaaGAGAACATGGTAGTGTTCATAgtggtgagaagccttattcttgtagtatctgtaataaaagtttttcacgaAAAGCTAGCTTGACACaacacagtcgtgttcatactggtgataAGGCTTATTCTTGCAGTTTATGtcataagagtttttcacaaaaactgaTTCTGAATCAACATAGTTGTGTTCATACTGgggagaagccttattcttgcagtatatgtaataagagtttttcagaaAGAGGTAATCTGACAAAACACAgccgtgttcatactggtgagaagccttattcttgtagtatatgtaataagagtttttcactaAAAAGTTATCTGAAAGAACACaatcgtgttcatactggtgagaagccttattcttgtagtatatgtaataagagtttttcactaAAAGGTAATCTGACACGACACAGTCTTGTTCATACTGGCGAGAGGCCTTATTCTTGCAgtttatgtaataagagtttttcacaaaaactgaTTCTGAATCAACATAGTTGTGTTCATACTCgggagaagccttattcttgcagtatatgtaataagagtttttcactaAAAAGTAATCTGAAAGTACACAATCGTGTACATAccggtgagaagccttattcttgcagtttatgtaataagagtttttcacataAAAGTCATTTCACTAGACATGGTCGTGTTCATACTgatgagaaaccttattcttagTTGGTTTATGAAACGTTTAAAGAAGTATCGATTGCTTCATAAAATCAATTCCTTGTTCTTCAAggcaagttatttaaatatttgctgatcataaatttttttaatcaccttTGAACGTTTTTATGCCTATATTCGACCAAAATTTGAAGAATGCACAAGATTACacaaactcttaaaaaataatcgaaattagTAAatcataataagtttttttttattcgaaaaactatttaactatataattaaatttaataaggaaatatgcaaatggtttttatgtgtcattttgaaataactccccagttcattaaaacaaaaattttgtcatGAGGTTTTTATGTATTAGTGTGTGATATTAATTTGTAGTTCTTTTCTTATAATGGTTCAGCACATTTTCAATatcttgttataaatatttctatttttttattgacgGTTAAAGAAAAtgcacattatttaattttatacttatactgtgtattttattttttaagctatcaTAATGATGTTCATGTGAGGTGATTTATCGTCACATTttatgtaaagtaaaaattttcaacttttttaacaatcatgTTCCTAATGttgaataatctattttttgttgtgtgtgtgataaaatatttttacaaaatagataGCTTTCAGGTTGCTCATAGTCGTGTTTATTATGGTATAATCTAACTTTTGTATGGTGCGAGATAATATTGTACTTATTGTCAAATGAGATTACTCAGCactttaaaaagttgaatttgtaaTTCTggataatgtaatttttgtgtgtgtgtgcgtaataaaattttctcataaaatagcATTCTGGTTGTTCACTGTCATGATTATTATGGTGTGATTTACTATTGGACAGtccacgaagaaaaaaaacgaatcaccctgaataactttcgttctaatgatcggattttcacgaactaagtgtcaatcttaatggttcctgggggtgacctcaaatatgctaattaattactgctaactaataattaagttacgaaatcagacacaaaaacgtactttttctgaataaacatgtatttttttttttttacatatttggaatctagacacttgaattaggggggggtagacaaaatttcaaaaaaaattgtgtggTAAATTGGGTagcaataaaggtttatatatttagCGATAGTCCAGAAAACAGCCAAAAAAAGTCGTCtgcgcaaattaatattttaagataacccattgactaattcaaaaaaggaatgcttaattttactaggttgctaggcaaccacgctctgactgtaaaaaaattgaaataatgttttgtgaTTGCTCGGAGaggtttaattaattgttaatagaaaatatctcgaaatttctaggcaatagacaatttttaagctgatttctgtccaaaaagcaaaaaaaaaaat from Parasteatoda tepidariorum isolate YZ-2023 chromosome 2, CAS_Ptep_4.0, whole genome shotgun sequence includes:
- the LOC122270204 gene encoding zinc finger protein 271-like codes for the protein MTKHSRAHTGKILFSCTICNKSFSQKSHLTTHGRVHTGEKPYSCSLCHKSFSLKSYLRKHCRLHTGEKPYSCSMCDKSFSLKRYLRKHSRVHTGEKPYSCSFCNKSFSFNCNLRKHYRVHTGEKPYSCSLCHKSFSQKMILNQHSRVHTGEKPYSCSICNKSFSLKGNLTRHSLVHTGERPYSCSLCNKSFSIKSNLREHGSVHSGEKPYSCSICNKSFSRKASLTQHSRVHTGDKAYSCSLCHKSFSQKLILNQHSCVHTGEKPYSCSICNKSFSERGNLTKHSRVHTGEKPYSCSICNKSFSLKSYLKEHNRVHTGEKPYSCSICNKSFSLKGNLTRHSLVHTGERPYSCSLCNKSFSQKLILNQHSCVHTREKPYSCSICNKSFSLKSNLKVHNRVHTGEKPYSCSLCNKSFSHKSHFTRHGRVHTDEKPYS
- the LOC107439889 gene encoding cytochrome c oxidase assembly protein COX16 homolog, mitochondrial, translating into MHFDFLKNSLERFQNLKRKKFFSYGLPFLILLVGGSFGIKYFASLRYEVRKSELLKPENLEKYGIKKKKVTLEEEYEKIKQLDIDNWENIRGPRPWEEPQSNPEK